The following DNA comes from Acidobacteriota bacterium.
GACCCTTCCTTCGCCCGGCGCCTGCTCGTCACCACCGACACCCTGGTCGAGGACGTGCACTTCCGCCGCCGCTGGAGTTCGCCGGCGTTCTTGGGACACAAAGCCCTGGCCGTCAGCCTCAGCGACCTGGGGGCCATGGGGGCGCGTCCTCACGCCGCCCTGCTCAGCCTGTGCCTCCCCCAGGATACCGGCGAGCGGTGGGCACACTGTCTGCTGGAAGGCCTCCTGCAAGCCTGCAGCCACTGGCATTGTCCGCTCATCGGAGGCAATCTGGCCGCCGCCTCTCAGGTTCAAATCACCGTCACGGCCTGGGGATACCTCGAGAAAGGCGAAGCAGTGCTGCGCTCAGGCGGACGGGCGGGCGAGGGGCTGGCGGTGGCCGGACACTTGGGCCTGGCCCGCCGCGGACTCCTCTCCCTGCGCCGCCACGATCCCGACCTGAGCGCCGTCGAGGATGGCGGGGAGTTGCGGCAGGGCAAGGGCGATCCCCGCCGCGGACGCCTGTGGGAGGCTTTGCTGCGTCCTCAGCCGCCGCTGCAGGCGGGATGCTGGCTGCAGAGCCGGGAGCTGGCCCGCAGCATGATCGATCTCAGCGACGGACTCTGCGCCGACCTGGGCCACCTGCTGCGCAGCAGCCGCCTCGCGGCCGTCCTCGAGGAGCGGGCCCTGAACGACTTTCTGCGCGCTCAGGAGCCGGAAGAGGCGGCCGACGAGACCGAGCCACGCCTGCAGGCCGCCCTCAAGGGAGGCGAGGACTACGCCCTGCTCTTCAGCCTCGATCCCCAGCGCGTCCTGGAACTGGAGCAATGCCCCTTGCCTCGGGGACAGCATTGCGGGCTCATCGGACACCTGGAGCAGGGGCCTCCCGCAATCTTCCTGCGCGACCTCCGGGGAAAGCGGCGTCCTCTGAAGATCTCCGGCTACCAGCACTTCGGAGACGGGAATGCGTAAACAACTGCGCAAGCTCCTCGGGCTGGGCGAGTCTCCCCGCCGCACCGCCCTGGCCTACGCCGTGGGCGTCTTCTTGGGCTTCTCGCCCTTCCTCGGTCTGCACACCATTCTCGGCCTGCTGATCGCCTTCTTTTTCCGCCTCAACCGGGTAGCCATCCTGCTCGGCGTCTACACCAACAATCCCTGGTGGATGGTGCCCTATTACGCTTTCGCAGCCTGGTTCGGCTACCTGCTGCTGGGAGGTGCGGTAGCGAGCAGTCTTCCCCATCCCGGCCTGGAGGATCTCTTCTCTCCGGCCTACTGGCGGAGCCTGGCCGGCCAGTGGGATCTGCTGGTTCCCGCCTTCTTCGGTTCCATGGTCATAGCCATCCTGCTGGGAGCGCTGGCCTATCCGACGGCCCTCCACCTGCTGCGCCGCTACGGCAGGAGACGCCTCCCCCCTACCCCGCCAAAGGACTGATCTTCCAGCCTTTACCCCGATCTGTCACAATCAGAGGCAGCGTTCCGTCCGCGTCATGGAACATTTTCAGGGCCCTATCCGTTCGCATACGGTGAAAGGGTCACTATGAGAGGCCGAGGAAGACGCCTTGGAAACAACCGACGCAAAGCTTGCCAAGCGATGCATCAATGGAGATTCCCGTGCCTGGGAAAGCGTGGTGGAAAGCCTCAACCGGAAGATATACAACATGGCTTACCGATACACCGGACGCTTCGATCTGGCCGAAGAATTGACGCAGGACGTCTTTCTCAAGGTCTACCAGAACCTGGACAGCTACCGGCCCCAGGCTGGTCCGCTGAGAAACTGGGTCATGCGGGTAGGGCGCAACCTGTTGATCGACAACTACCGGGCCCGCAAGCACGACCGCAAAGTGGCCGGAAGCGAC
Coding sequences within:
- the thiL gene encoding thiamine-phosphate kinase: MREFQLIDWIAQRRQEVPEGLLTGIGDDCAVFDPSFARRLLVTTDTLVEDVHFRRRWSSPAFLGHKALAVSLSDLGAMGARPHAALLSLCLPQDTGERWAHCLLEGLLQACSHWHCPLIGGNLAAASQVQITVTAWGYLEKGEAVLRSGGRAGEGLAVAGHLGLARRGLLSLRRHDPDLSAVEDGGELRQGKGDPRRGRLWEALLRPQPPLQAGCWLQSRELARSMIDLSDGLCADLGHLLRSSRLAAVLEERALNDFLRAQEPEEAADETEPRLQAALKGGEDYALLFSLDPQRVLELEQCPLPRGQHCGLIGHLEQGPPAIFLRDLRGKRRPLKISGYQHFGDGNA
- a CDS encoding DUF2062 domain-containing protein; the encoded protein is MRKQLRKLLGLGESPRRTALAYAVGVFLGFSPFLGLHTILGLLIAFFFRLNRVAILLGVYTNNPWWMVPYYAFAAWFGYLLLGGAVASSLPHPGLEDLFSPAYWRSLAGQWDLLVPAFFGSMVIAILLGALAYPTALHLLRRYGRRRLPPTPPKD